Proteins encoded in a region of the Acidobacteriota bacterium genome:
- the gyrB gene encoding DNA topoisomerase (ATP-hydrolyzing) subunit B, translated as MPNTDFENHRPVDAGAWPSASVGAGDYGADKIKVLEGLSAVRKRPAMYIGSTGPAGLHHLVYEIVDNSIDEALAGYCRNIDVTIHIDGSVTVVDDGRGIPVDMHESGKSAAEVVLTVLHAGGKFENSAYKVSGGLHGVGLSVVNALSEWLEVEIWRNGQVHEQRYERGAPVAELRVAGRTEKRGTKVMFRPDPTVFESTEFSFETLSQRLRELAFLNAGVRISIADERDGKQHEFLYEGGIREFVEFLNKNRTAINEKPIYMTDEVEVREGVVVAVEIAVQWNDGYAETTYSFANNINTTEGGTHLSGFRAALTRTINQYASRMNLTDKLVESISGDDIREGMTAVISVKIPQPQFEGQTKTKLGNTEVKGVVETIVNDRLGAFLEETPAVARKIIAKAVDAALAREAARKARDLVRRKGALDNLALPGKLADCQERDPANSEIYIVEGESAGGSAKQGRNRRFQAVLPIKGKILNVEKARFDKMLSHEEIRTLIAALGCGIGQDEFDPSKVRYHRIIIMTDADVDGSHIRTLLLTFFYRQMRELVDRGHIYIAQPPLFRAKRGRRETFIKDERELEAFLIRHAAESRTIVLANGREISGDALERKLETLIAFRKLLQVVERRGPGRKAILALLEGGAGDKTFWGDRAAVEALAAHLEAPALTPTVVVDAEHEAFAVQLEDRTAGYGRQHRLDLDYVTSGEFRTLAAAYPDVRDVIATSVTIRTAPKSAEPEEDATAEAETAANGAAPAGGAATALPKPGRDTDRGVESLDDLVEFFAEAGRRGLAVNRYKGLGEMNPETLWETTMDPARRTLLQVRAEDHTEADLMFTTLMGDQVEPRRKFIEENALDVKNLDI; from the coding sequence ATGCCAAACACCGATTTCGAGAATCACCGTCCGGTCGACGCCGGCGCCTGGCCCAGTGCGTCCGTCGGCGCCGGAGACTACGGCGCCGACAAAATCAAGGTCCTCGAGGGGCTGTCCGCGGTGCGGAAACGGCCCGCGATGTACATCGGGTCGACCGGGCCGGCCGGCCTGCACCACCTCGTCTACGAAATCGTCGACAACTCGATCGATGAAGCGCTGGCGGGCTACTGCCGCAACATCGACGTCACCATCCACATCGACGGGTCGGTCACGGTCGTCGACGATGGGCGCGGTATTCCGGTGGACATGCACGAGAGCGGCAAGTCGGCCGCCGAAGTCGTGCTCACGGTGCTGCACGCGGGCGGGAAGTTCGAGAACTCGGCCTACAAGGTCTCGGGCGGCCTCCACGGCGTCGGGCTCTCGGTCGTCAACGCGCTGTCCGAATGGCTCGAGGTCGAGATCTGGCGCAACGGCCAGGTTCACGAGCAGCGGTACGAGCGCGGGGCGCCGGTGGCCGAGCTCCGCGTGGCCGGGCGCACCGAGAAGCGCGGTACGAAGGTGATGTTCCGGCCGGACCCGACGGTCTTCGAGAGCACGGAGTTCAGCTTCGAGACGCTCTCGCAGCGGCTCCGCGAGCTGGCGTTCCTCAATGCCGGCGTCAGGATCTCGATCGCCGACGAGCGCGACGGCAAGCAGCACGAGTTCCTGTACGAGGGCGGCATCCGGGAGTTCGTCGAGTTCCTGAACAAGAACCGCACGGCGATCAACGAGAAGCCGATCTACATGACCGACGAGGTCGAGGTCCGCGAGGGCGTCGTCGTCGCCGTGGAGATCGCGGTGCAGTGGAACGACGGGTACGCAGAGACGACGTACAGCTTCGCGAACAACATCAACACGACGGAGGGCGGCACGCACCTGTCGGGCTTCCGCGCGGCGCTGACGAGGACGATCAACCAGTACGCGTCGCGGATGAACCTCACGGACAAGCTCGTCGAGAGCATCTCGGGCGACGACATCCGGGAGGGGATGACCGCGGTGATCTCGGTGAAGATCCCGCAGCCGCAGTTCGAAGGGCAGACGAAGACCAAGCTGGGCAACACCGAGGTCAAGGGCGTCGTCGAGACGATCGTGAACGACCGGCTGGGCGCGTTCCTCGAGGAGACGCCGGCGGTCGCGCGGAAGATCATCGCGAAGGCCGTGGACGCCGCGCTCGCGCGCGAAGCGGCGCGCAAGGCCCGCGATCTCGTCCGCCGGAAGGGCGCGCTCGACAACCTGGCGCTGCCGGGCAAGCTCGCCGATTGCCAGGAACGCGATCCCGCCAACAGCGAGATCTACATCGTCGAAGGCGAGTCGGCCGGCGGCTCGGCGAAGCAGGGGCGCAATCGCCGGTTCCAGGCCGTGCTGCCCATCAAGGGCAAGATCCTGAACGTCGAGAAGGCGCGGTTCGACAAGATGCTCAGCCACGAGGAGATCAGGACGCTCATCGCGGCGCTCGGCTGTGGCATCGGCCAGGACGAGTTCGATCCGTCCAAGGTGCGGTACCACCGCATCATCATCATGACGGACGCGGACGTGGACGGATCGCACATCCGGACGCTGCTCCTCACGTTCTTCTACCGGCAGATGCGGGAGCTGGTGGATCGCGGGCACATCTACATCGCGCAGCCGCCGCTCTTCCGCGCCAAGCGCGGCCGCCGCGAGACGTTCATCAAGGACGAGCGCGAGCTGGAGGCGTTCCTCATCCGCCACGCGGCCGAGTCGCGGACGATCGTGCTCGCCAACGGCCGCGAGATCTCGGGCGACGCGCTCGAACGCAAGCTCGAGACGCTGATCGCGTTCCGCAAGCTGCTGCAGGTGGTCGAACGCCGCGGGCCGGGGCGCAAGGCGATCCTCGCGCTGCTCGAAGGCGGCGCGGGCGACAAGACGTTCTGGGGCGACCGCGCGGCGGTCGAGGCGCTGGCCGCGCACCTCGAAGCGCCCGCGCTCACGCCGACCGTCGTGGTCGACGCCGAGCACGAGGCGTTCGCCGTGCAGCTCGAGGATCGGACCGCCGGCTACGGCCGGCAGCACCGCCTGGATCTCGACTACGTCACGAGCGGCGAGTTCCGGACGCTGGCGGCCGCGTATCCGGACGTCCGCGACGTGATCGCCACGTCCGTGACCATTCGGACCGCGCCGAAGTCGGCGGAGCCGGAGGAGGACGCGACCGCGGAGGCCGAGACCGCCGCGAACGGCGCGGCGCCGGCGGGCGGAGCCGCCACCGCCCTGCCCAAACCGGGCCGCGACACGGACCGCGGCGTGGAATCGCTCGACGATCTGGTCGAGTTCTTCGCCGAAGCCGGCCGCCGCGGGCTCGCCGTCAACCGGTACAAGGGGTTGGGCGAGATGAACCCGGAGACGCTGTGGGAGACCACGATGGATCCGGCGCGGCGGACGTTGCTCCAGGTGCGTGCCGAGGACCACACCGAGGCCGACCTGATGTTCACGACGCTCATGGGCGATCAGGTCGAACCGCGCCGCAAGTTCATCGAGGAGAACGCGCTCGACGTGAAGAACCTCGACATCTAA
- the gyrA gene encoding DNA gyrase subunit A, giving the protein MDQNQPSARQPVNIEDEMKRSYMDYAMSVIIGRALPDVRDGLKPANRRVLYAMRQMGLASNRPYRKCAKIVGEVIGNYHPHGDAPAYDTLVRLAQDFNMRYPLVDGQGNFGSIDGDPPAAYRYTEARLQALAETMMTDLEKDTVDFRPTFDETSEEPVVLPTPFPNLLVNGSTGIAVGMATSIPPHNMREVIDGVIAVIERRTAPREERMRALLQLVPGPDFPSGGTIVGRQGIHRAYTEGRGGFVVRGKATFEEHKRSERVSIVITEIPYQVNKKQLVEEIADLVREKHLEGISDLRDESSREGMRIVIELKRGELPDVVLNNLYKHTKLQMSYGITLLAIVAGRPRVLSLLDVIEHFVDFRREVVRRRTEFELAKAEARAHILQGLKIALDHLDAVIALIRAARTPAEARTGLMTDFGLTQMQAQAILDMQLQRLTGLERQKILDELAELATIIERLRAILSSEELIVGIVVDEMREIRQKFGDARRTDMIEDSGEFRVEDLIADEDVVITATSTGYIKRTALNEYRKQRRGGKGLIGMQTRDEDVVQHLFVANTHAYILIFSDRGRCYWLRVYDVPEVGRSSKGKSIANLVHMAEGERLAALLRVQAFPTEEGGRFIVMGTRKGTVKKTDLVAFSNPRTAGIIAMQVDDEDRVIAVAETDGAKDLVIGTKNGMAIRFAESDVRPMGRSAFGVRGIQLRDGDEAVAMEVVNDEATLLTVCENGYGKRTPVSEYRPQSRGGIGLKNVQTSDRNGNVIGLGCVTDRDELLLVTSQGQVIRMKAGDLRPIGRDTQGVRLMDLAEGDRLVSLATLREPEEQELEGQPAEAEPVEPA; this is encoded by the coding sequence ATGGATCAGAATCAACCTTCCGCCAGGCAGCCGGTCAACATCGAAGACGAGATGAAGCGCTCGTACATGGATTACGCGATGAGCGTGATCATCGGGCGAGCGCTGCCCGACGTGCGCGACGGGCTCAAGCCCGCGAATCGGCGCGTGCTGTACGCGATGCGCCAGATGGGGCTCGCGTCGAACCGCCCCTACCGCAAGTGCGCGAAGATCGTCGGCGAGGTCATCGGCAACTACCATCCGCACGGCGATGCGCCGGCGTACGACACGCTCGTCCGCCTCGCGCAGGACTTCAACATGCGGTATCCGCTCGTCGACGGCCAGGGCAACTTCGGCTCGATCGACGGCGATCCGCCCGCCGCGTACCGGTACACCGAAGCCCGCCTGCAGGCGCTGGCCGAGACGATGATGACCGATCTCGAGAAGGACACGGTCGATTTCCGGCCGACCTTCGACGAGACGTCGGAAGAGCCCGTCGTGCTGCCGACGCCGTTCCCGAACCTGCTGGTCAACGGCTCCACCGGGATCGCCGTCGGCATGGCGACGAGCATCCCGCCGCACAACATGCGCGAGGTGATCGACGGCGTCATCGCGGTGATCGAGAGGCGCACCGCGCCCCGCGAGGAGCGGATGCGCGCGCTGCTGCAGCTCGTGCCGGGCCCGGACTTCCCGTCGGGCGGGACGATCGTCGGACGGCAGGGCATCCATCGCGCGTACACCGAAGGCCGCGGCGGGTTCGTCGTCCGGGGCAAGGCCACGTTCGAGGAGCACAAGCGCAGCGAGCGCGTGTCGATCGTCATCACCGAGATTCCCTACCAGGTGAACAAGAAGCAACTGGTGGAGGAGATCGCCGACCTCGTGCGCGAGAAGCACCTCGAGGGCATCTCGGATCTGCGCGACGAGTCGAGCCGCGAAGGCATGCGCATCGTCATCGAGCTCAAGCGCGGCGAGCTGCCGGACGTGGTGCTGAACAACCTCTACAAGCACACGAAGCTCCAGATGAGCTACGGCATCACGCTGCTCGCGATCGTGGCGGGGCGGCCGCGCGTGCTCAGCCTGCTCGACGTCATCGAGCATTTCGTCGACTTCCGCCGTGAGGTCGTGCGCCGGCGGACGGAGTTCGAGCTGGCGAAGGCCGAAGCCCGCGCCCACATCCTGCAGGGCCTGAAGATCGCGCTCGATCACCTGGATGCCGTGATCGCCCTCATCCGTGCGGCGAGAACGCCCGCCGAGGCGCGCACGGGGCTGATGACCGACTTCGGCCTGACGCAGATGCAGGCCCAGGCGATCCTCGACATGCAGCTCCAGCGGCTCACCGGCCTCGAGCGGCAGAAGATCCTGGACGAGCTGGCCGAGCTGGCGACGATCATCGAGCGGCTGCGCGCGATCCTGTCCAGCGAGGAGCTGATCGTGGGGATCGTCGTGGACGAGATGCGCGAGATCCGCCAGAAGTTCGGCGACGCCCGGCGCACCGACATGATCGAGGACAGCGGCGAGTTCCGCGTCGAAGATCTCATCGCCGACGAGGACGTCGTCATCACCGCGACGAGCACGGGGTACATCAAGCGGACGGCGCTGAACGAGTACCGGAAGCAGCGGCGCGGCGGCAAGGGCCTGATCGGCATGCAGACGCGCGACGAAGACGTCGTGCAGCACCTGTTCGTGGCGAACACGCACGCCTACATCCTGATCTTCAGCGACCGCGGCCGCTGCTACTGGCTCAGGGTCTACGACGTCCCTGAAGTCGGCCGCAGCAGCAAGGGCAAGTCGATCGCCAACCTCGTCCACATGGCCGAGGGAGAGCGGCTGGCGGCGCTGCTGCGCGTGCAGGCCTTCCCGACCGAAGAAGGCGGCCGGTTCATCGTGATGGGCACCCGCAAGGGCACCGTCAAGAAGACCGACCTCGTGGCGTTCTCCAACCCGCGCACGGCCGGCATCATCGCGATGCAGGTCGACGACGAGGATCGCGTGATCGCCGTCGCGGAAACGGACGGGGCCAAGGATCTCGTCATCGGCACGAAGAACGGCATGGCGATCCGGTTCGCCGAATCCGACGTGCGGCCGATGGGACGGAGCGCGTTCGGCGTGCGCGGCATCCAGTTGCGCGACGGCGACGAAGCCGTCGCCATGGAGGTCGTCAACGACGAGGCCACGCTCCTGACGGTGTGCGAGAACGGCTACGGCAAGCGCACGCCGGTGTCCGAATACCGTCCGCAGTCGCGCGGCGGCATCGGCCTCAAGAACGTCCAGACGAGCGATCGGAACGGCAACGTCATCGGGCTCGGCTGCGTGACGGATCGCGACGAGCTGCTGCTCGTGACCTCGCAGGGCCAGGTCATCCGGATGAAAGCCGGCGACCTCCGGCCGATCGGGCGCGACACGCAGGGCGTGCGCCTCATGGATCTGGCCGAAGGCGACCGCCTCGTCTCGCTGGCGACGCTGCGGGAGCCCGAAGAGCAGGAGCTGGAAGGACAGCCTGCCGAAGCGGAGCCGGTCGAGCCGGCGTAG
- a CDS encoding UvrD-helicase domain-containing protein — MDPSILSGEPTEKQGGALAAPRGDTLGSARHVPSDLLESLNPAQRDAVVHTRGPLLILAGAGSGKTRVIAYRVAHLIREGFAKPGEVLAVTFTNKAAEEMRQRVERLVGDDCRQIWVSTFHALCARLLRREAPAIGLSRDFVIYDSSDQLAIVKQGLRALNIDDKLLPPRAALSRISQAKNRMESPEAMRGSGWNLRDQQVAKVFEYYERQLTDAGALDFDDLLLKTVQLMQLETVGAAYARKFRYVLVDEYQDTNRPQYLLVRRLADVHRNLCVVGDPDQSIYKWRGADLRNILDFERDFPDVHVVKLEQNYRSTQVILDAASAVIRRNRQRREKRLWTDQAGGDPIRYVRAGDEIEEADVITRTIREAHRQDRDRTVAVLYRTNAQSRAIEDALMREHIAYRIIGGVRFYERKEIKDALAYLRLMINPYDDVSLRRVVNVPARGIGKTVLESLEAIDATETDAGAPLFAAGAPPVRSPRSLWARLVTAVDRRIGAPRALASLGTFRDMLVNLQRDAQGRSVSIALGIMLDRTGYLQHLRDERTEEAEARLENLMELVSAAREYESREAEATLTGFVDRLSLLSEADEAEGAAEARVWLMSMHAAKGLEFPVVIVAGMEEGLFPHARAVESDDDIEEERRLCYVCITRAQQRLILTSAARRRVFGEYQATEPSRFLEEVPAELIERVEQPAAPRWQPAGYELRNPYGRRPGSTPRVRDQETSAYRYEHEDQSQTAVRTGMRVRHRQFGVGTVLDVEDQGDDYKLTVRFNAVGTKKLLAKYAGLEPA, encoded by the coding sequence ATGGACCCCTCGATCCTATCAGGCGAGCCCACCGAGAAACAGGGCGGCGCCCTCGCTGCGCCGCGGGGTGATACTCTCGGTTCAGCGCGGCACGTGCCTTCAGATCTCCTCGAGTCGCTCAACCCAGCACAACGTGACGCCGTCGTCCACACGCGGGGCCCGCTGCTCATCCTCGCGGGCGCCGGCTCCGGCAAGACGCGGGTGATCGCGTATCGCGTCGCCCACCTCATCCGCGAGGGGTTCGCGAAGCCTGGCGAGGTCCTGGCCGTGACTTTCACCAACAAGGCGGCCGAGGAGATGCGGCAGCGCGTCGAGCGGCTCGTGGGCGACGACTGCCGGCAGATCTGGGTCTCGACGTTCCACGCGCTCTGCGCCCGGCTCCTGCGCCGCGAGGCGCCGGCCATCGGCCTCTCTCGCGACTTCGTGATCTACGACTCGTCCGATCAGCTCGCGATCGTCAAGCAGGGCCTGCGCGCGCTGAACATCGACGACAAGCTGCTGCCCCCGCGCGCCGCGCTCAGCCGGATCAGCCAGGCGAAGAACCGCATGGAATCGCCGGAGGCCATGCGCGGCAGCGGCTGGAACCTCCGCGACCAGCAGGTCGCCAAGGTGTTCGAGTACTACGAGCGCCAGTTGACCGACGCCGGCGCGCTCGATTTCGACGATCTGCTGCTGAAGACCGTGCAACTGATGCAGCTCGAGACCGTCGGCGCGGCCTACGCCCGGAAGTTCCGCTACGTCCTCGTCGACGAGTACCAGGACACGAACCGGCCGCAGTACCTGCTCGTGCGCCGGCTCGCCGACGTCCACCGGAACCTCTGCGTCGTCGGCGACCCCGATCAGTCCATCTACAAGTGGCGCGGGGCCGATCTGCGGAACATCCTCGATTTCGAGCGCGACTTCCCTGACGTGCACGTCGTCAAGCTCGAGCAGAACTACCGATCGACACAGGTCATCCTCGACGCCGCCTCGGCCGTCATCCGCCGCAACCGGCAGCGCCGGGAGAAGCGGCTCTGGACGGATCAGGCGGGCGGCGACCCGATTCGCTACGTCCGCGCCGGCGACGAGATCGAGGAGGCGGACGTCATCACGCGGACGATTCGCGAAGCGCACCGCCAGGATCGCGACCGCACGGTCGCCGTGCTGTATCGCACGAACGCGCAGTCGCGGGCGATCGAAGACGCGCTCATGCGCGAGCACATCGCTTACCGCATCATCGGCGGCGTGCGGTTCTACGAGCGCAAGGAGATCAAGGACGCGCTCGCGTACCTCCGGCTCATGATCAACCCGTATGACGACGTGAGCCTGCGGCGGGTGGTCAACGTGCCGGCTCGAGGCATCGGCAAGACGGTGCTGGAGTCGCTCGAGGCGATCGACGCCACGGAGACCGACGCCGGCGCGCCGCTCTTCGCGGCCGGCGCGCCGCCCGTGCGCTCGCCGCGGTCGCTCTGGGCGCGGCTCGTCACCGCCGTGGATCGCCGAATCGGCGCGCCGCGCGCGCTCGCGTCCCTCGGCACGTTCCGCGACATGCTCGTCAACCTCCAGCGCGACGCCCAGGGACGGAGCGTCTCGATCGCGCTCGGCATCATGCTGGATCGCACCGGGTACCTTCAGCATCTCCGGGACGAACGAACGGAGGAAGCCGAGGCGCGGCTCGAGAACCTGATGGAGCTCGTCTCCGCCGCGCGCGAGTACGAATCCCGCGAGGCCGAGGCGACCCTCACCGGCTTCGTCGATCGGCTGTCGCTGCTCTCCGAGGCGGACGAGGCCGAAGGCGCTGCCGAAGCCAGGGTCTGGCTGATGTCCATGCACGCGGCGAAGGGGCTCGAGTTCCCCGTCGTGATCGTGGCGGGCATGGAAGAGGGCCTGTTTCCGCACGCGCGCGCCGTCGAGAGCGACGACGACATCGAGGAAGAACGACGGCTGTGCTACGTCTGCATCACCCGCGCGCAGCAGCGGCTGATCCTCACGTCAGCCGCACGCCGGCGCGTCTTCGGCGAGTACCAGGCCACGGAGCCCTCGCGGTTCCTCGAGGAGGTACCGGCGGAGCTCATCGAGCGCGTCGAGCAGCCCGCCGCGCCGCGCTGGCAGCCAGCCGGCTACGAGCTGCGGAATCCGTACGGGCGGCGTCCGGGATCGACGCCCCGCGTGCGCGACCAGGAGACCTCGGCGTACCGCTACGAACACGAGGATCAATCGCAGACGGCCGTGCGCACGGGAATGCGGGTGCGCCACCGGCAGTTCGGCGTCGGCACGGTGCTCGACGTCGAGGACCAGGGCGACGACTACAAGTTGACCGTGCGGTTCAACGCCGTGGGGACGAAGAAGCTGCTGGCCAAGTACGCGGGCCTCGAGCCCGCGTAG
- the leuC gene encoding 3-isopropylmalate dehydratase large subunit, translating to MARTLFQKVWDLHRVRTLSNGQTQLYIGLHLVHEVTSPQAFAELRDRGWRVRAPERTFATLDHIVPTQAQVRPFLDVMAESMTEALERNCREFGIPLFDLASGRQGIVHVIGPEMGLTQPGMTIACGDSHTSTHGAFGAIAFGIGTSQVRDVLASQCLAMTPLKVRRIEVTGRLASGVYAKDVILTIIGRLGVKGGNGHAYEYAGEVVDRMTMDERMTICNMSIEGGARIGYVNPDETTFQYLEGRPYAPTGADFERAKTWWRGLASDPGAPWDDIVVLDGSKITPTVTWGINPGQSVGVDDRLPEPGAAPAGERAGLAEALEFMDFRAGQPIAGTKIDVAFLGSCTNGRISDLREAAKVVAGHKVSPHVRALVVPGSQSVAKAAEREGLDEVFRQAGFEWRGAGCSMCLAMNPDRLQGREVCASSSNRNFKGRQGSPMGRTLLMSPAMVAAAAVAGEVVDVRSWMAEPAGAHA from the coding sequence ATGGCCCGAACGCTCTTTCAGAAAGTCTGGGATCTCCATCGCGTCCGCACCCTGTCGAACGGGCAGACGCAGCTCTACATCGGCCTCCATCTGGTCCATGAAGTCACCAGCCCGCAGGCGTTCGCCGAGCTGCGCGATCGCGGCTGGCGGGTGCGGGCGCCGGAACGCACCTTCGCGACCCTCGACCACATCGTCCCCACGCAGGCGCAGGTGCGGCCCTTCCTGGACGTCATGGCCGAGAGCATGACGGAGGCGCTCGAACGCAACTGCCGCGAGTTCGGCATCCCGCTGTTCGACCTGGCCAGCGGCCGGCAGGGGATCGTGCACGTCATCGGGCCGGAGATGGGCCTGACGCAGCCGGGCATGACGATCGCCTGCGGCGACAGCCACACGTCCACCCACGGCGCGTTCGGCGCGATCGCCTTCGGGATCGGCACGTCGCAGGTGCGCGACGTGCTCGCGTCGCAGTGCCTGGCGATGACGCCGTTGAAAGTCCGGCGCATCGAGGTCACGGGCCGGCTCGCCTCGGGCGTGTACGCGAAGGACGTGATCCTGACGATCATCGGCCGGCTCGGCGTCAAAGGGGGCAACGGCCACGCCTATGAGTACGCCGGCGAGGTGGTCGATCGGATGACGATGGACGAGCGGATGACCATCTGCAACATGTCCATCGAGGGCGGCGCGCGCATCGGCTACGTCAACCCGGACGAGACCACGTTCCAGTACCTCGAAGGCCGGCCATACGCGCCGACGGGCGCGGACTTCGAGCGCGCGAAGACCTGGTGGCGCGGGCTGGCGTCCGATCCCGGCGCTCCGTGGGACGACATCGTCGTGCTCGACGGTTCGAAGATCACGCCCACGGTCACCTGGGGCATCAACCCCGGCCAGTCGGTTGGCGTGGACGACCGCCTGCCCGAGCCTGGCGCGGCGCCAGCCGGCGAGCGGGCGGGCTTGGCCGAAGCGCTCGAGTTCATGGACTTCCGCGCCGGCCAGCCGATCGCCGGCACCAAGATCGACGTCGCGTTCCTCGGGTCGTGCACGAACGGCCGCATCTCCGATCTGCGCGAAGCCGCGAAGGTCGTGGCCGGCCACAAGGTGTCGCCGCACGTGAGGGCGCTGGTCGTGCCGGGGTCGCAGAGCGTCGCGAAGGCGGCGGAGCGCGAGGGCCTCGACGAGGTCTTCAGACAGGCCGGCTTCGAATGGCGCGGCGCCGGGTGCTCGATGTGCCTCGCGATGAACCCCGATCGCCTGCAGGGCCGCGAAGTCTGCGCGTCGTCGTCGAACCGCAATTTCAAGGGGCGCCAGGGCAGCCCGATGGGGCGCACGCTGCTCATGAGCCCCGCGATGGTCGCGGCCGCCGCGGTCGCGGGCGAGGTCGTCGACGTGCGGTCGTGGATGGCGGAGCCAGCCGGAGCACACGCATGA
- a CDS encoding 3-isopropylmalate dehydratase small subunit — translation MSQASKITRVVGPAVAVRGDDIDTDRIIPARYLKTITFDGLGDHVFEDDRQQLRERGAVHPFDVPAHRGAAILLVQENFGCGSSREHAPQAIARWGIHAIVGESFAEIFFGNALMMGLPCATASRADLDRLMAASEANPALEFDLDLERSQLTAGDIAVPVTMPEAVRTSLLTGNWDATGLLLDRYEEVERVAAKLPYVSGWNVV, via the coding sequence ATGAGCCAGGCATCGAAGATCACGCGCGTCGTGGGGCCCGCCGTGGCCGTCCGCGGCGACGACATCGACACGGATCGGATCATCCCGGCCCGCTATCTCAAGACGATCACCTTCGACGGTCTGGGCGATCACGTGTTCGAAGACGATCGCCAGCAGCTCAGGGAGCGCGGCGCCGTGCACCCGTTCGACGTGCCCGCGCACCGCGGCGCAGCGATCCTGCTCGTGCAGGAGAATTTCGGCTGCGGGTCGTCGCGCGAGCACGCGCCCCAGGCGATTGCCCGGTGGGGAATCCACGCGATCGTCGGCGAGTCGTTCGCGGAGATCTTCTTCGGCAACGCGCTCATGATGGGGCTGCCGTGCGCCACGGCGTCGCGAGCCGACCTCGACCGGCTGATGGCCGCGTCCGAGGCCAACCCAGCGCTCGAATTCGATCTGGATCTGGAGCGCAGCCAGCTCACGGCGGGAGACATCGCCGTGCCCGTGACGATGCCGGAGGCCGTGCGCACGTCGCTGCTCACGGGCAACTGGGATGCGACCGGCCTGCTGCTCGATCGCTACGAGGAAGTCGAGCGGGTCGCCGCCAAGCTCCCCTACGTTTCCGGGTGGAACGTCGTCTGA
- a CDS encoding LysR family transcriptional regulator translates to MTFEDLRVFVTVASERSFSRAARKLRRTQPAVSQAIRRLEAAAGERLIDRSSRDGTLTDAGEVLLEYGTRLLRIADEANAAVADLRHAKKGRVLVGANEGGVHAVLPLIAAFQKEYPDIVVDVRRLLSRQMAQEVLLRSIDFGVLTFNPPDRDLLSLVVATDELVLLVRPDHPFASQRQVSMEEMGRQIVIAHNDPSPARERVLRLYEQRQAPLNIRLWLPSLDGIKRAVEMGLGVALLPRRCAKGELARGELVEVTVPELRSPRQVRLIYRREGSLSHAATRFLEIARRATPPATSRAADRRRDQVDQTTFHPET, encoded by the coding sequence ATGACCTTCGAAGACCTGCGGGTGTTCGTCACCGTCGCGTCGGAGCGCAGCTTTTCGCGCGCGGCACGCAAGCTCCGCCGGACGCAGCCGGCGGTCAGCCAGGCCATCCGCCGGCTCGAGGCCGCGGCCGGCGAGCGGCTCATCGACCGCTCGTCGCGTGACGGCACGCTGACCGACGCCGGCGAAGTGCTGCTCGAGTACGGGACGCGGCTCCTTCGGATCGCCGACGAAGCGAATGCCGCCGTCGCCGACCTGCGGCACGCGAAGAAGGGGCGCGTCCTCGTCGGCGCGAACGAGGGCGGCGTGCACGCCGTACTGCCCTTGATCGCCGCCTTCCAGAAGGAATACCCCGACATCGTCGTGGACGTGCGCCGGCTGCTCTCGCGACAGATGGCGCAGGAGGTGCTCCTGCGATCGATCGATTTCGGCGTGCTCACGTTCAACCCGCCCGATCGCGACCTGCTGTCGCTCGTCGTCGCCACCGACGAGCTGGTGCTGCTCGTCCGTCCGGATCACCCGTTCGCGTCGCAGCGCCAGGTGAGCATGGAAGAGATGGGGCGGCAGATCGTGATCGCGCACAACGATCCGTCGCCGGCGCGCGAGCGCGTGCTGCGGCTGTACGAGCAGCGACAGGCGCCGCTCAACATCCGCCTGTGGCTTCCGAGCCTCGACGGCATCAAGCGCGCCGTGGAGATGGGGCTTGGCGTCGCCCTGCTGCCGCGCCGGTGCGCGAAGGGCGAGCTGGCCCGCGGCGAGCTGGTGGAAGTGACGGTGCCGGAGCTTCGATCGCCGCGGCAGGTCAGGTTGATCTATCGGCGTGAAGGATCGTTGTCGCACGCGGCGACGCGGTTCCTCGAGATCGCTCGCCGGGCGACGCCGCCCGCGACGTCACGCGCGGCGGATCGGCGGCGCGATCAGGTCGATCAGACGACGTTCCACCCGGAAACGTAG